Proteins from a genomic interval of Lacticaseibacillus pabuli:
- the ssb gene encoding single-stranded DNA-binding protein yields MINQVALTGRLTRDVELRYTQSGTAVATFTLAVDRQFTNAQGERESDFISCVVWRKSAENFSNFTRKGSLVGIEGRLQSRTYDNAQGQRVYVTEVVVDNFALLESRATTEARPRGEGNNGGSFNNQGNGGSYQNNQPQGGSQPAAPAGGSGNKPNNGQQGGNGSNNQNANDPFSNPDPFASNGKQIDISDDDLPF; encoded by the coding sequence ATGATTAATCAAGTTGCATTGACTGGTCGTCTCACTCGCGATGTTGAGCTGCGTTACACGCAGAGCGGCACGGCGGTGGCGACGTTCACGCTGGCAGTTGACCGTCAATTCACGAACGCGCAAGGCGAACGCGAATCCGACTTCATCAGCTGCGTGGTATGGCGCAAAAGCGCTGAAAACTTCTCAAACTTCACACGCAAAGGTTCCTTGGTAGGTATCGAAGGCCGTCTGCAAAGCCGGACTTACGATAATGCTCAGGGCCAGCGCGTCTACGTGACCGAAGTGGTGGTCGATAACTTTGCTCTGCTGGAAAGCCGGGCAACGACCGAAGCTCGTCCACGTGGCGAAGGCAACAATGGTGGTTCTTTCAACAACCAGGGCAATGGTGGTTCTTATCAGAACAACCAGCCTCAAGGTGGATCTCAGCCAGCTGCCCCAGCTGGTGGTTCCGGGAACAAGCCGAATAATGGTCAGCAGGGCGGTAATGGTTCAAACAACCAGAACGCCAACGACCCATTCAGCAATCCTGATCCGTTTGCCAGCAATGGTAAGCAGATCGATATCTCGGATGACGATCTGCCATTCTAA
- a CDS encoding HAD family hydrolase: MNDIRLIATDLDDTLLHHDGTVPRQFSQVASELEYLGVHMVLASGRSLHTLQVQFPELAKYASFICDNGAVIYTHGRLVAMSQIAPAIYHRMFDDIRKVGAIPIICGPGATYMDRQDVKHRSALARFFNKISATAHPNVLDVPADKISAFFPNGITPAGHEQICNAYAADYTVTPSDDSWLDITNRGVNKGAALQHLGASRGVEATEMVSFGNTDNDREMLQLTRYSYIVENATNGMTKYARFRTASCDDEGVMQVLQQILQSKRRDQAALIGWASGR, from the coding sequence ATGAATGACATTCGCCTAATCGCAACTGACCTAGATGACACGCTGCTCCATCACGATGGTACCGTGCCACGCCAATTTAGCCAGGTCGCCAGTGAGCTGGAGTATCTCGGCGTGCACATGGTGCTCGCCAGTGGTCGCTCCTTGCACACATTACAAGTGCAATTCCCTGAACTAGCCAAGTACGCGAGTTTTATCTGTGATAACGGCGCCGTCATTTACACGCATGGTCGCCTCGTTGCCATGAGTCAAATTGCACCTGCGATTTACCACCGAATGTTCGACGACATCCGCAAAGTCGGTGCCATTCCAATTATCTGCGGACCAGGCGCCACCTACATGGACCGACAGGACGTTAAACACCGTTCCGCACTGGCGCGCTTCTTCAATAAGATAAGTGCCACTGCTCATCCGAACGTCCTCGACGTTCCCGCTGACAAAATTAGCGCGTTCTTTCCCAATGGCATCACACCCGCTGGTCACGAACAGATTTGCAACGCCTATGCCGCAGACTATACCGTGACACCTTCTGACGATTCCTGGCTCGACATCACCAACCGCGGAGTGAACAAGGGTGCCGCGCTGCAACACCTCGGGGCAAGCCGTGGCGTCGAAGCCACCGAAATGGTCAGTTTTGGTAACACCGACAACGACCGCGAGATGCTGCAACTTACCAGATATAGTTACATTGTAGAAAACGCAACAAACGGTATGACCAAATACGCGCGTTTCCGTACCGCGTCTTGCGATGATGAGGGTGTTATGCAGGTCCTACAACAAATTCTGCAAAGCAAGCGGCGTGATCAAGCTGCACTCATCGGTTGGGCTAGTGGTCGCTAA
- the rpsF gene encoding 30S ribosomal protein S6, with protein MAETKYEITYIIRPDMDEAGKTALVERFDNILKENGANIIDSKDWQKRKFAYQIGKYSEGTYHIVNVTASDDKAINEFDRLGKISADMLRHMIVKRED; from the coding sequence ATGGCTGAAACGAAATACGAAATTACCTACATCATCCGTCCTGATATGGATGAGGCTGGCAAGACTGCTCTTGTTGAACGATTTGACAACATTCTGAAGGAAAACGGTGCGAACATCATCGATTCCAAGGACTGGCAGAAGCGCAAGTTTGCATACCAGATTGGCAAGTATTCTGAAGGTACTTACCATATCGTTAATGTAACTGCATCTGATGACAAGGCAATCAACGAATTTGATCGTCTTGGTAAGATTAGCGCCGACATGCTGCGTCACATGATTGTCAAGCGCGAAGACTAA
- a CDS encoding MFS transporter — MENTTTTTKRSSATLTLLALALSAFAIGMTEFISVGVMPLIIKTFGISLSTGGLAVSVYAAGIMVGAPLLTAVTGRLPRKTLLLAVMGTFIAGNLLTAIAPSFIILLAGRVVASFAHGLFMSVATVIASSVVAENRRASAIATMFTGLTVATVTGVPLGTFIAQHASWRVAFTFIAALGVLALIANFLLVPNDLPEPVAGKRGAIVRLLKDSRIRSGMIITALGYGASFPVYTYMSAVLTRQGWGASASVIILLVYGLAVAIGNTLGGRLANHNPLRALSYMFAALTVVMVAMLFGLANSTVGLVLILLMGLLAFMNVPGLQLFTMQEAEAKLPGDSQMASAFNIAAFNVGIMIGSFGGGQLLSHFGLFSTPIAGIIMGLLALGMTLRLMKTNK; from the coding sequence ATGGAAAACACAACCACAACAACTAAGCGCAGCAGCGCCACCTTGACCCTGCTCGCACTCGCACTGAGCGCCTTTGCCATCGGAATGACCGAATTCATCTCGGTCGGCGTTATGCCACTCATCATTAAAACTTTCGGCATCAGCCTGAGTACCGGCGGCCTGGCCGTCTCCGTTTACGCAGCTGGTATCATGGTCGGCGCACCGCTATTGACCGCGGTCACCGGTCGCCTGCCTCGTAAGACCTTGCTGCTTGCAGTCATGGGTACTTTCATCGCGGGTAACCTACTGACAGCAATCGCGCCTAGCTTCATCATTTTATTGGCCGGCCGTGTCGTTGCCTCATTCGCACACGGACTGTTCATGTCAGTGGCCACCGTCATTGCATCTAGTGTGGTCGCTGAAAACCGCCGCGCCTCTGCAATTGCCACGATGTTCACCGGCCTAACCGTCGCAACTGTGACTGGTGTGCCACTGGGAACTTTCATTGCTCAGCACGCGAGCTGGCGTGTGGCCTTCACCTTCATCGCCGCACTCGGTGTGTTGGCACTCATCGCCAACTTCCTGCTCGTGCCAAACGATCTGCCAGAACCCGTTGCTGGTAAGCGTGGTGCCATTGTGCGCCTGCTCAAGGACTCCCGGATTCGTTCCGGTATGATTATCACCGCGCTGGGCTACGGCGCTAGTTTCCCCGTTTACACCTACATGAGCGCCGTGTTGACGCGCCAAGGCTGGGGTGCGAGCGCCAGCGTCATCATCCTGCTGGTTTACGGGCTCGCCGTTGCCATTGGGAACACGCTCGGCGGACGTCTGGCTAACCACAACCCATTGCGTGCACTGAGCTACATGTTTGCCGCACTGACCGTCGTGATGGTTGCCATGCTCTTCGGACTTGCCAACAGCACCGTTGGCCTCGTGCTGATCCTCCTGATGGGTCTGCTGGCCTTCATGAACGTGCCGGGTCTCCAGCTGTTCACGATGCAAGAGGCCGAAGCCAAGCTGCCAGGCGACTCGCAGATGGCCTCTGCGTTCAACATCGCAGCCTTTAACGTCGGCATCATGATCGGCTCTTTCGGTGGTGGTCAGCTGCTCAGCCACTTTGGCCTGTTCAGCACCCCAATCGCCGGTATCATCATGGGATTGCTTGCGCTGGGAATGACCCTGCGTTTGATGAAAACTAATAAGTAG
- a CDS encoding AraC family transcriptional regulator, which produces MTFEIHQRPVAYDFGSYPLAIHVLELYKHGYQVPRHWHNELEFLTPISGEVQVTVGTEAICLTRNHGVLINAGRVHSLTAEPGSDGRLLAIQLNPDLLLNGAEPQLALRLSDVADDFLLLDSQKSWQDAVLKQLSRLGNYYRFGGADPLTVYMEALAVTARCLQHVQLSGAGSGSNRLQFIQMRSYIEENYSKELSVSTIARRGGVGRSSCFALFATFASQTPSEYVQSCRMRHAQTLLAASDLEVAEIGTRCGYKTASYFSMQFKKQNGCTPRDYRQSVRTISD; this is translated from the coding sequence ATGACTTTTGAGATTCATCAGCGCCCAGTCGCATATGACTTTGGCAGTTATCCCTTAGCTATACACGTCTTAGAATTGTATAAGCACGGGTACCAGGTTCCGAGACATTGGCACAATGAGTTGGAGTTTCTGACGCCCATCAGCGGTGAGGTGCAGGTTACGGTTGGGACAGAAGCTATTTGTCTCACACGTAATCATGGTGTGCTGATTAATGCGGGCAGGGTCCATTCGCTGACGGCAGAGCCGGGTAGCGATGGGAGGCTGCTGGCGATTCAACTGAATCCTGACCTGTTGTTAAACGGTGCCGAGCCGCAACTCGCATTGCGTTTGAGTGATGTAGCGGACGACTTTCTTCTATTGGATAGTCAGAAGTCTTGGCAGGATGCGGTGTTGAAGCAATTGAGTCGACTGGGCAACTATTACCGATTTGGCGGTGCTGATCCATTGACAGTCTACATGGAGGCGTTAGCTGTGACGGCACGTTGCCTGCAACATGTGCAATTGTCAGGAGCTGGCTCTGGCTCAAACCGGCTTCAGTTTATTCAGATGCGTTCATATATAGAAGAAAACTATTCAAAAGAGCTGTCGGTTAGCACAATTGCACGTCGCGGGGGCGTTGGTCGTAGCAGTTGCTTTGCACTTTTTGCCACTTTTGCCAGTCAGACACCGAGTGAGTATGTTCAAAGCTGTCGAATGCGGCACGCACAAACGCTGCTAGCTGCGTCTGATCTGGAGGTTGCTGAGATTGGCACACGATGTGGGTATAAAACTGCTAGTTATTTCTCAATGCAATTTAAAAAGCAAAATGGCTGTACACCGCGGGATTATCGCCAAAGTGTTCGTACTATAAGTGATTAA
- a CDS encoding NAD(P)H-binding protein, giving the protein MKILILGSSGALGQAVVNQLAPLPDVTIRAFDRGKPGVVYPDFVEHVVGDALNVADLSAAMQDVDVVFSTLGPSKVDAFATAVINAMRDANVQRLFWTTQFQIYDDQITPAGYKLAADFGFDAATEKSYVANQRAAADIITAAGLQSTLLMVHFFQYEQTIQHAVLDAVDQPVSGGPISLGTLPVVVAEMLHHEADYRQAAIKVSAAQ; this is encoded by the coding sequence ATGAAAATATTGATATTAGGTAGTTCAGGTGCTTTGGGTCAGGCGGTTGTCAATCAATTGGCACCGCTCCCTGATGTGACTATTCGGGCCTTTGACCGCGGCAAGCCTGGCGTTGTTTATCCTGACTTTGTTGAGCATGTGGTCGGGGATGCGTTGAACGTGGCTGATTTATCCGCGGCGATGCAGGACGTCGATGTGGTCTTTTCAACGCTTGGCCCGTCCAAGGTGGATGCCTTTGCGACTGCCGTCATTAACGCAATGCGGGATGCGAACGTGCAACGTCTGTTCTGGACAACACAGTTTCAGATTTACGACGACCAGATTACGCCTGCTGGGTACAAACTCGCGGCTGACTTTGGCTTTGATGCGGCCACAGAGAAGAGCTACGTGGCCAACCAGCGGGCTGCGGCGGACATCATCACGGCGGCAGGGCTACAGAGCACTTTGCTCATGGTGCACTTCTTCCAGTACGAGCAGACGATTCAGCACGCCGTCTTGGACGCGGTCGACCAGCCTGTTTCGGGTGGCCCCATCAGTCTGGGGACCTTGCCCGTTGTGGTTGCGGAGATGCTACACCACGAGGCCGACTACCGGCAGGCTGCCATTAAGGTTTCTGCGGCTCAGTAG
- the rpsR gene encoding 30S ribosomal protein S18, whose product MAQQRRGGRRRRKVDFIAANHIEYIDYKDTNLLERFISERGKILPRRVTGTSAKNQRKLTVAIKRSRIMGLLPFVAED is encoded by the coding sequence ATGGCACAACAACGTCGTGGTGGCCGTCGTCGCCGTAAGGTAGACTTCATTGCCGCAAACCACATTGAATACATCGACTACAAGGACACCAACCTTCTGGAACGTTTCATTTCAGAACGTGGTAAGATCTTGCCTCGTCGTGTTACCGGTACTTCCGCTAAGAACCAGCGTAAGCTCACGGTTGCGATCAAACGCAGCCGCATCATGGGCCTTCTGCCTTTCGTAGCTGAAGACTAA
- a CDS encoding winged helix-turn-helix transcriptional regulator, with amino-acid sequence MAEKTYNIGVEATMEVIGGKWKAIILCHLRHDTMRSSELRRAIPQITQKMLTQQLRELEADGIVHRHVFNQIPPRVEYSLTDRGESLNKVLNLLCTWGENNIEERRECGEDIKLIHSDDVLAG; translated from the coding sequence ATGGCAGAGAAAACCTACAATATTGGTGTTGAGGCGACGATGGAAGTCATTGGTGGTAAGTGGAAGGCCATTATCTTGTGCCACTTGCGCCATGACACCATGCGTAGCAGTGAGTTGCGCCGGGCCATTCCGCAGATTACGCAGAAGATGCTCACGCAGCAACTGCGCGAACTTGAAGCGGATGGCATCGTGCACCGCCACGTCTTCAACCAGATTCCGCCTCGCGTGGAATATTCCCTGACCGACCGCGGTGAGAGTCTGAACAAGGTCTTGAACTTGCTGTGCACCTGGGGCGAAAACAACATTGAGGAACGGCGCGAATGCGGCGAAGACATCAAGCTGATCCATAGCGATGATGTGCTCGCGGGTTAA
- a CDS encoding Gfo/Idh/MocA family protein — MLRIGVIGLGNIAQKAYLPTMAAMQDEYEWHLTTRNQTKGQALASRYGFTHLHQTLDELIAVHPAAVFVHTPTATHPAIIQTLLNAGIHVYVDKPVATDPAVVRDLYGLAAEKNLLLTCGFNRRFAPFNVALKAIPDKQQITAEKMRVHAQQESVAALWDLMIHPLDTALWLADGDAQTTAVHVRADHAGNLQQAYYTADTGECRVSAITNMDAAANLEEITVQAAGSRQRSIDLMQLQTQTSGGSTLQHRPDWEKVLDTRGFAPLTRAFLDAVAKDGPNPVSPESAIASHDACAELVAALQ, encoded by the coding sequence ATGTTAAGAATCGGGGTTATTGGACTAGGCAACATCGCACAGAAAGCATACCTGCCAACCATGGCGGCAATGCAGGATGAATACGAGTGGCACCTGACCACCCGGAACCAGACGAAGGGGCAGGCGCTCGCATCACGTTACGGTTTCACCCACCTGCACCAGACACTAGATGAACTCATCGCGGTTCACCCAGCAGCCGTGTTCGTGCACACGCCGACCGCAACACATCCAGCCATCATCCAGACACTGTTGAACGCAGGCATTCACGTGTATGTGGACAAACCAGTTGCAACGGATCCGGCGGTGGTACGTGATTTGTATGGCCTAGCAGCGGAGAAGAACTTGCTCCTCACCTGTGGCTTTAACCGGCGCTTTGCCCCATTTAACGTCGCGCTGAAGGCCATACCCGACAAGCAGCAAATCACCGCGGAGAAGATGCGCGTTCACGCCCAGCAAGAATCCGTCGCTGCCTTGTGGGACCTGATGATTCATCCCTTGGACACTGCACTATGGCTGGCTGATGGGGATGCCCAGACCACGGCGGTGCACGTGCGCGCCGACCACGCGGGTAATCTCCAGCAGGCATACTACACAGCCGATACGGGTGAGTGCCGCGTGAGTGCGATCACCAATATGGATGCGGCGGCGAACCTCGAGGAAATCACGGTGCAAGCGGCGGGCAGTCGTCAGCGGAGCATTGACCTCATGCAGTTGCAGACCCAGACCAGCGGTGGGAGTACTTTGCAGCATCGTCCTGACTGGGAGAAGGTCCTGGATACGCGCGGCTTTGCCCCATTGACCCGTGCGTTTCTTGATGCGGTTGCCAAGGATGGACCAAATCCCGTGAGTCCGGAGTCGGCGATTGCGAGCCACGATGCTTGCGCGGAACTTGTGGCGGCCTTGCAATAG
- the gyrA gene encoding DNA gyrase subunit A, whose translation MDLDNQDHRIETVDLGPTMKKSFLEYAMSVIVARALPDVRDGLKPVQRRILYGMNELGVSPEKPYKKSARIVGDVMGKYHPHGDSSIYEGMVRMAQDFSYRYMLVDGHGNFGSVDGDGAAAMRYTEARMSKISVEMLRDINKDTIDWQDNYDGTEREPVVLPARFPNLLVNGATGIAVGMTTNIPPHNLAEVISAIHMLMDNPDATVADLMTVLPGPDFPTGGVVLGKAGIRKAYETGQGTITERAKVDITQDKSGKERIIVTEIPYMVNKAKMVERIAELARDKKVEGITDVNDESDRDGMRVVIDVRRDVSANVILNNLYKMTPLQTGFSFNMVAIVNGAPKTLSLKEILQYYLVHQEDVVRRRTAFDLKKAQAREHILEGLHIALDHIDEIINIIRSSQTGDQAKTILMDKFNLSDKQSQAILDMRLVRLTGLEREKVENELKDVREAIADYQDILAKPERINQIIYQELLDIQNKFGDKRRTELRVGDVLSIEDEDLIEEEQVVVALTHNGYVKRLPQDEFKTQNRGGRGIQGMGVHDDDFMEHLITTSTHDTLLFFTNQGKVFRSKGYEIPEYGRTAKGIPIVNLLGISSGDKIQAVINVPRDRQSDHFLFFVTQRGTVKRTPVAEFANIRSNGLIALNLHDGDQLDNVLLTDGDDVIMIGSHNGYSVTFREDAVRSMGRSAAGVRGMNLRDGDYVVGSDLMREGRDVFTISEKGYGKRTPVSEYPVKGRGGKGIKTANITTKNGALSGITTVDGTEDILVVTDAGVMIRFHVKDVSETGRAAIGVRLIRVDDGSAVATMAKVAPEDDEPDGDTPDGTQPTDGQPTGDQPAGDVPTDHVDGQTDDQVQELLHRAEDDQDASTDDTSDDTDDSNE comes from the coding sequence GGGGATGTCATGGGTAAGTATCACCCCCATGGTGACTCTTCGATTTACGAAGGGATGGTCCGCATGGCGCAGGACTTCTCCTACCGTTACATGCTCGTTGATGGGCATGGTAACTTTGGTTCCGTCGATGGTGACGGTGCCGCCGCCATGCGTTATACCGAAGCCCGGATGAGCAAGATTTCAGTCGAGATGCTCCGTGATATCAACAAGGACACCATCGACTGGCAGGATAACTATGATGGTACCGAACGCGAACCTGTCGTTCTGCCAGCACGGTTCCCTAACTTGCTCGTTAACGGGGCGACCGGGATTGCCGTCGGGATGACGACGAACATTCCACCACACAACTTGGCAGAAGTCATTTCCGCCATCCACATGTTGATGGATAACCCTGATGCAACCGTTGCTGATTTGATGACCGTCTTGCCTGGCCCTGACTTCCCAACTGGGGGCGTAGTGCTTGGTAAGGCCGGCATTCGGAAGGCTTACGAAACGGGTCAAGGCACCATCACCGAACGTGCCAAGGTCGACATTACGCAGGACAAGTCAGGCAAGGAACGGATTATCGTCACCGAAATTCCATACATGGTCAACAAGGCCAAGATGGTTGAACGGATTGCCGAGCTCGCGCGCGACAAGAAGGTCGAAGGCATCACCGATGTTAACGATGAATCTGACCGTGACGGGATGCGCGTTGTCATTGACGTGCGCCGCGATGTTTCTGCGAATGTCATTCTGAACAACCTGTACAAGATGACCCCGCTGCAAACGGGCTTCAGCTTCAACATGGTTGCGATTGTGAATGGCGCGCCAAAGACCTTGTCTCTCAAGGAAATTCTTCAGTACTACCTAGTTCACCAAGAAGACGTGGTTCGTCGCCGGACAGCCTTTGATTTGAAGAAGGCACAGGCACGTGAACACATCCTGGAAGGTTTGCACATCGCGCTGGATCACATTGATGAAATCATCAATATCATCCGGAGCAGCCAGACTGGGGATCAGGCCAAGACTATCTTGATGGATAAGTTCAACTTGTCCGACAAGCAGAGTCAGGCCATTCTGGACATGCGTCTGGTTCGTCTGACCGGTTTGGAACGCGAGAAGGTTGAAAACGAGTTGAAGGACGTCCGCGAAGCGATTGCGGATTACCAGGACATCTTGGCTAAACCAGAACGCATCAACCAAATCATCTACCAGGAACTGCTCGATATTCAGAACAAGTTTGGCGACAAGCGCCGGACTGAGCTGCGTGTTGGCGACGTTCTGTCGATTGAAGACGAAGACCTGATTGAAGAAGAACAGGTCGTTGTCGCACTCACCCACAATGGTTACGTCAAGCGTTTGCCACAGGATGAGTTCAAGACCCAAAACCGTGGTGGCCGCGGGATTCAGGGGATGGGCGTCCATGATGATGACTTCATGGAGCACCTCATTACCACCTCGACCCACGATACCCTGCTGTTCTTCACGAACCAGGGCAAGGTCTTCCGCTCCAAGGGTTACGAGATTCCTGAGTACGGCCGTACCGCCAAGGGGATTCCAATCGTTAACTTGCTCGGGATTAGTTCCGGCGACAAGATTCAGGCCGTGATTAACGTGCCTCGGGATCGCCAGAGCGACCACTTCTTGTTCTTCGTGACGCAGCGTGGGACCGTTAAGCGGACACCAGTGGCAGAGTTTGCCAACATCCGTAGCAATGGTCTGATTGCGCTGAACCTCCACGATGGCGACCAGCTGGATAACGTTCTCCTGACTGATGGCGATGATGTCATCATGATTGGGAGCCACAACGGTTACTCGGTCACCTTCCGCGAAGACGCGGTCCGCTCAATGGGCCGTTCCGCAGCGGGTGTACGGGGGATGAACCTGCGCGACGGCGATTACGTTGTCGGCAGTGACCTCATGCGCGAGGGCCGCGACGTCTTCACCATCTCCGAAAAGGGGTATGGGAAGCGCACGCCTGTCAGCGAATACCCAGTCAAAGGCCGTGGTGGTAAGGGGATTAAGACCGCCAACATCACTACCAAGAACGGGGCGCTGTCCGGGATCACGACGGTTGATGGCACCGAAGATATCTTGGTTGTCACCGACGCCGGGGTCATGATTCGTTTCCACGTCAAGGACGTTTCCGAAACGGGTCGTGCCGCAATTGGGGTTCGCCTCATCCGCGTTGACGACGGCAGTGCCGTTGCGACGATGGCTAAGGTGGCGCCAGAAGACGACGAACCAGATGGCGATACGCCAGACGGGACGCAGCCAACTGACGGCCAACCAACTGGCGACCAACCAGCCGGTGATGTGCCAACCGATCACGTTGATGGTCAGACTGACGACCAAGTGCAGGAACTCTTGCACCGGGCCGAGGATGACCAGGATGCGTCGACTGATGACACATCCGATGATACGGACGATTCAAACGAATAA